The Aggregicoccus sp. 17bor-14 genome has a window encoding:
- the bamE gene encoding outer membrane protein assembly factor BamE has translation MSNADRLVVTRSASSVVLPGPLPDELAPDGPLFVAFQKKEERRRRWPYALPALAILGAMVWALTQHTQGATDIITRHGFKTVKPGMTQQQVHSLLGRPLAADEERGKDCYRYGMPTMETPSFVLYSVCFEDGKLRDVQQRRYSAWDMTKPGEVKPPPEPIDRTRKPWSL, from the coding sequence ATGAGCAACGCCGATCGCCTCGTGGTGACCCGCTCCGCCTCCTCGGTGGTCCTGCCGGGACCCCTCCCGGACGAGCTCGCGCCGGACGGCCCGCTCTTCGTGGCCTTCCAGAAGAAGGAGGAGCGCCGCCGGCGCTGGCCCTACGCGCTGCCTGCGCTGGCGATCCTCGGGGCGATGGTCTGGGCGCTCACCCAGCACACCCAGGGGGCGACGGACATCATCACCCGCCACGGCTTCAAGACGGTGAAGCCGGGCATGACCCAGCAGCAGGTGCACTCGCTGCTGGGCCGCCCGCTCGCGGCAGACGAGGAGCGGGGCAAGGACTGCTACCGCTACGGCATGCCCACCATGGAGACTCCGAGCTTCGTGCTCTACTCGGTGTGCTTCGAGGATGGGAAGCTGCGCGACGTGCAGCAGCGGCGCTACAGCGCGTGGGACATGACGAAGCCGGGCGAGGTGAAGCCCCCGCCCGAGCCCATCGATCGCACGCGCAAGCCCTGGTCGCTCTAG
- a CDS encoding YgiQ family radical SAM protein has product MASLVPLKTPRPFLPVTRADMAARGWEQLDIIIVSGDAYVDHPAFGPPLIARFLEGRGFKVGIIPQPDWHSAEPFKVLGKPRLFFGVAAGNMDSMLNRLTAQKKNRSADQYSPGGRTDSRPDRASIVYAQRCREAFPDVPIVLGGIEASLRRIAHFDYWSEKVRRSIVMDAKVDLLVFGMGERPIWEIADRMNRGEKMSDLKDVRGTAYIISNAEMQKHEADPARRAADKKTVVLPSYEEVIADKVAFARMTHDFQLETNPGNARPMAQRHGDRAVYFNPPAHPLDDGRAEGTATVAMDELYDLPFNRVPHPMYKEPIPAYETVKHSVVLMRGCFGGCSFCSITEHEGRVIQSRSGESVLREIRELRRMGDFRGTVTDLGGPTANMYKMKCKSEAIESKCRKLSCVHPGVCENLVTDHGPLIELMRDVRQEEGVKHVFIASGVRYDLAERSPEYVKELAAHHVGGQLSVAPEHVSPRVLEKMKKPGIESFERFQTMFACASKDAGKEQYDIPYFISGHPGSTLEDMVELAQWLKKNGKRPRQVQDFIPTPMSMAACMYYSGMDPMKMEPVYTATGLREKRLQKALLLYWNPEQWPLAREALRQAGREDLIGRGPHCLVPPETPAERARLERQAASERPLPPRPRGRPQRPARS; this is encoded by the coding sequence ATGGCATCCCTGGTCCCGCTCAAGACTCCCCGGCCCTTCCTCCCCGTCACCCGCGCCGACATGGCCGCGCGCGGCTGGGAGCAACTGGACATCATCATCGTGTCCGGCGACGCCTACGTGGACCACCCGGCCTTCGGTCCGCCGCTCATCGCGCGCTTTCTCGAGGGGCGCGGCTTCAAGGTGGGCATCATCCCGCAGCCGGACTGGCACTCGGCCGAGCCCTTCAAGGTGCTGGGCAAGCCGCGGCTCTTCTTCGGGGTCGCGGCCGGGAACATGGACTCCATGCTCAACCGGCTCACGGCGCAGAAGAAGAACCGCTCCGCGGACCAGTATAGCCCGGGCGGGCGCACCGACTCGCGCCCCGACCGCGCGAGCATCGTGTACGCGCAGCGCTGCCGCGAGGCCTTCCCGGACGTGCCCATCGTGCTGGGCGGCATCGAGGCCAGCCTGCGGCGCATCGCGCACTTCGACTACTGGAGCGAGAAGGTGCGCCGCTCCATCGTGATGGACGCGAAGGTGGACCTGCTCGTCTTCGGCATGGGCGAGCGGCCCATCTGGGAGATCGCCGACCGGATGAACCGCGGCGAGAAGATGAGCGACCTCAAGGACGTGCGCGGCACGGCCTACATCATCTCCAACGCCGAGATGCAGAAGCACGAGGCGGACCCCGCCCGGCGCGCCGCGGACAAGAAGACGGTGGTGCTGCCCTCGTACGAGGAGGTGATCGCGGACAAGGTCGCCTTCGCGCGGATGACGCACGACTTCCAGCTGGAGACCAACCCGGGCAACGCGCGCCCCATGGCGCAGCGGCACGGCGACCGCGCGGTGTACTTCAACCCGCCGGCGCACCCGCTCGACGACGGGCGCGCCGAGGGCACGGCCACGGTGGCGATGGACGAGCTGTACGACCTCCCGTTCAACCGCGTGCCGCACCCCATGTACAAGGAGCCCATCCCCGCCTACGAGACGGTGAAGCACTCGGTGGTGCTGATGCGCGGCTGCTTCGGCGGCTGCAGCTTCTGCTCCATCACCGAGCACGAGGGGCGCGTCATCCAGAGCCGCTCGGGCGAGAGCGTGCTGCGGGAGATCCGCGAGCTGCGCCGCATGGGGGACTTCCGCGGCACGGTGACGGACCTCGGCGGGCCCACCGCCAACATGTACAAGATGAAGTGCAAGAGCGAGGCGATCGAGAGCAAGTGCCGCAAGCTCTCCTGCGTGCACCCCGGGGTGTGCGAGAACCTCGTCACGGACCACGGCCCCCTCATCGAGCTGATGCGCGACGTGCGCCAGGAGGAGGGCGTGAAGCACGTCTTCATCGCCTCCGGCGTCCGCTACGATCTCGCCGAGCGCAGCCCCGAGTACGTGAAGGAGCTCGCGGCGCACCACGTGGGCGGGCAGCTCTCGGTGGCCCCCGAGCACGTGTCCCCGCGCGTGCTGGAGAAGATGAAGAAGCCCGGCATCGAGAGCTTCGAGCGCTTCCAGACCATGTTCGCCTGCGCGAGCAAGGACGCGGGCAAGGAGCAGTACGACATCCCGTACTTCATCTCCGGCCACCCCGGCTCCACGCTCGAGGACATGGTGGAGCTCGCGCAGTGGCTGAAGAAGAACGGCAAGCGCCCGCGCCAGGTGCAGGACTTCATCCCCACGCCCATGTCCATGGCCGCCTGCATGTACTACTCGGGCATGGACCCCATGAAGATGGAGCCCGTGTACACGGCCACCGGCCTGCGCGAGAAGCGGCTGCAGAAGGCGCTGCTGCTCTACTGGAACCCGGAGCAGTGGCCGCTCGCGCGCGAGGCGCTGCGCCAGGCGGGCCGGGAGGATCTCATCGGCCGCGGGCCCCACTGCCTCGTGCCGCCGGAGACTCCGGCCGAGCGCGCCCGGCTCGAGCGCCAGGCCGCGAGCGAGCGCCCCCTGCCGCCGCGCCCGCGAGGGCGCCCCCAGCGCCCCGCGCGCAGCTGA
- a CDS encoding cobalamin biosynthesis protein CbiG — protein sequence MSERFDTFLIVDWSANGVPKTGRDSIWWARLCSGSAVLQLSNPSTRHEAMAQLRAVLAEELSRGARVLLGVDFALGYPRGLAQALGLAGPAWRALWEEWRRRVRDAQDNANNRFEVAAALNAQLTGGEGPFWGRPASRALPALPTRRSFAYPVRGLTERRLCELRVRGAQPVWKVAYAGSVGGQSLCGLPHLLALREDPVLGPHVRVWPFETGFAVPDGAPCVVLAEVYPSLVPLPREGAGVKDARQVEALARHFAREDAAGRLAASFARPAGLSDAEAQAVREEEGWVLGV from the coding sequence GTGAGCGAGCGCTTCGACACCTTCCTCATCGTGGACTGGAGCGCGAACGGCGTGCCCAAGACGGGGCGCGACAGCATCTGGTGGGCGCGCCTCTGCTCCGGCTCCGCTGTGCTGCAGTTGAGCAACCCGTCCACGCGCCACGAGGCGATGGCGCAGCTGCGCGCGGTGCTCGCGGAGGAGCTCTCGCGCGGTGCGCGCGTGCTGCTCGGCGTGGACTTCGCGCTGGGGTACCCGCGCGGGCTCGCGCAGGCGTTGGGGCTCGCGGGCCCTGCGTGGCGCGCGCTCTGGGAGGAGTGGCGGCGGCGCGTGCGCGACGCGCAGGACAACGCCAACAACCGCTTCGAGGTCGCAGCCGCGCTCAACGCGCAGCTCACCGGCGGAGAGGGGCCCTTCTGGGGACGTCCCGCTTCGCGCGCGCTGCCGGCGCTCCCCACGCGCCGGAGCTTCGCGTACCCCGTGCGCGGGCTCACCGAGCGCCGGCTCTGCGAGCTGCGCGTGCGCGGGGCGCAGCCGGTGTGGAAGGTGGCCTACGCGGGCAGCGTGGGCGGGCAGAGCCTGTGCGGCCTGCCGCACCTGCTCGCGCTGCGCGAGGACCCGGTGCTCGGTCCGCACGTCCGCGTGTGGCCCTTCGAGACGGGTTTCGCCGTGCCGGACGGCGCGCCCTGCGTCGTGCTCGCGGAGGTGTACCCCTCGCTCGTTCCGCTGCCGCGCGAGGGCGCGGGCGTGAAGGACGCGCGGCAGGTGGAGGCGCTCGCGCGGCACTTCGCGCGCGAGGATGCGGCGGGGCGGCTCGCGGCGTCCTTCGCGAGGCCTGCGGGGCTCAGCGATGCCGAAGCGCAGGCGGTGCGGGAGGAGGAGGGGTGGGTGCTGGGCGTGTAG
- a CDS encoding YebC/PmpR family DNA-binding transcriptional regulator, whose amino-acid sequence MGAQWKQKGRTENAAAKGQKFTKLVKEIMVAAKAGPDPDSNSRLRIAVDQAKKASMPKDTLERAIKKGAGLLDEVVNYETVTYEGFAPHQVPVIVECLTENKNRTATNIRILFKKGQIATSGAVSWDFNRLGVIEAAPPADGADAETAAIEAGAQDLEAGEEGQTRFYTAPTDLDAVGKALSAAGWKVQSSALAWIAKNPVELDGAARAEVEAFLADMDEDDDVQHIFVGLKS is encoded by the coding sequence ATGGGTGCACAGTGGAAGCAGAAGGGCCGCACGGAGAACGCGGCGGCCAAGGGGCAGAAGTTCACGAAGCTGGTGAAGGAGATCATGGTCGCCGCGAAGGCGGGGCCGGATCCCGACTCCAACTCGCGCCTGCGCATCGCGGTGGACCAGGCGAAGAAGGCCTCGATGCCGAAGGACACGCTCGAGCGCGCCATCAAGAAGGGCGCGGGGCTCCTCGACGAGGTGGTGAACTACGAGACCGTCACCTACGAGGGCTTCGCGCCCCACCAGGTGCCGGTCATCGTGGAGTGCCTCACCGAGAACAAGAACCGCACCGCCACGAACATCCGCATCCTCTTCAAGAAGGGGCAGATCGCGACGAGCGGCGCGGTGTCCTGGGACTTCAACCGGCTCGGGGTCATCGAGGCCGCGCCGCCCGCGGACGGCGCGGACGCGGAGACCGCGGCGATCGAGGCCGGGGCGCAGGACCTCGAGGCGGGTGAGGAGGGCCAGACGCGCTTCTACACGGCCCCCACGGACCTGGACGCGGTGGGCAAGGCCCTGAGCGCCGCGGGGTGGAAGGTGCAGTCCAGCGCGCTCGCGTGGATCGCGAAGAACCCGGTGGAGCTGGACGGGGCGGCGCGGGCCGAGGTCGAGGCCTTCCTCGCGGACATGGACGAGGACGACGACGTGCAGCACATCTTCGTGGGCCTCAAGAGCTAG
- a CDS encoding alpha/beta fold hydrolase: MDLNVDGLAVKVEGRGAPLLLVHGSAADLSTWAVQRSGLEAHARLLLYDRRGAGESPLREGERAPSVQDHARDAARVVEEIATEPVVACGSSFGAVVVLELARTRPELLRGMVLIEPPLAASDTGALLPPGLWESLERTAAESGGPAASEAFLRYVLGEEDVQRLPRLARARVLSRWDSIRRDCLALGDYRPDYASLSRVQTPALLLGGVRSPPQYAPTLAALGRTLPNAHVEQVPGMGHMLHADVRGHFNRRVLAFMESLPAP; the protein is encoded by the coding sequence ATGGACCTGAACGTGGACGGCCTGGCGGTGAAGGTGGAGGGGCGCGGGGCGCCGCTGCTGCTCGTGCACGGCAGCGCGGCGGACCTGAGCACCTGGGCGGTGCAGCGCTCGGGGCTCGAGGCCCACGCGCGGCTGCTGCTCTACGATCGCCGCGGCGCGGGCGAGTCGCCGCTGCGCGAGGGCGAGCGCGCGCCCAGCGTGCAGGACCACGCGCGCGACGCAGCCCGGGTGGTGGAGGAGATCGCCACCGAGCCGGTCGTCGCATGCGGCTCGAGCTTCGGCGCGGTGGTGGTGCTGGAGCTCGCGCGCACGCGGCCGGAGCTCCTGCGCGGCATGGTGCTCATCGAGCCGCCCCTCGCCGCGAGTGACACCGGCGCGTTGCTGCCCCCGGGCCTGTGGGAGTCGCTCGAGCGCACCGCGGCGGAGAGTGGCGGCCCGGCCGCCTCCGAGGCCTTCCTGCGCTACGTGCTGGGGGAGGAGGACGTGCAGCGCCTGCCGCGGCTCGCGCGCGCCCGCGTGCTCTCGCGCTGGGACTCCATCCGCCGCGACTGCCTCGCGCTCGGAGACTACCGCCCCGACTATGCGTCGCTCTCGCGCGTGCAGACGCCCGCGCTGCTGCTGGGCGGTGTGCGCAGCCCGCCGCAGTACGCGCCCACGCTCGCGGCGCTGGGGCGCACCCTGCCGAACGCGCACGTGGAGCAGGTGCCGGGCATGGGCCACATGCTGCACGCGGACGTGCGCGGCCACTTCAACCGCCGGGTGCTCGCCTTCATGGAGTCGCTTCCCGCGCCCTGA
- a CDS encoding glutamine synthetase family protein, with amino-acid sequence MDTKLRTFLEIPYDELEELNLKVKDERHQRVSPDKLREARTKYLVDEKRIKAVTVCFSDLEGRLHMLDYDKKFLLKNADNLTFDGSSVRGFSAQQESDLRLALDWSAFYWLPSDVFGPGKVLVFAEAHNRDGSLYPSDMRGRLREMTEQLHKKDGTVVHFAPEIEGFLFKGRDAERHYHENGKFEFISIGGYFHSLPGDVLRTFIDRAAEAQRAMGFQNEKDHPEVAPSQFEMNFNYGEALVIADQVLLYKLLCRQVAAQLDSTASFLPKPVTGVNGSGMHMNLSISRGGKNIFHDKNGQDGLSTTGWDFVDRILTNANDLCLVLNPSVNAYRRLDPHYEAPNQIKASANNRGAMVRIPFGNEKSARVEVRSVAPDANPYLALYSILKVGLEGPQSQEEAETKRTRTRFLPDNIVDAIRLFKGSQFMAQALGENVQGKYAELKLASAERCPRQLGTMIKPAEIQFHHEVTNQYLWNLF; translated from the coding sequence ATGGACACCAAGCTGCGCACCTTCCTGGAGATTCCGTACGACGAGCTCGAGGAGCTCAACCTCAAGGTCAAGGACGAGCGCCACCAGCGGGTGTCTCCGGACAAGCTGCGCGAGGCGCGCACGAAGTACCTGGTGGACGAGAAGCGGATCAAGGCGGTCACCGTGTGCTTCAGCGACCTCGAGGGTCGCCTGCACATGCTGGACTACGACAAGAAGTTCCTGCTCAAGAACGCGGACAACCTCACCTTCGACGGCTCCAGCGTGCGCGGCTTCAGCGCGCAGCAGGAGTCGGACCTGCGCCTGGCGCTGGACTGGTCGGCCTTCTACTGGCTGCCCTCGGACGTGTTCGGCCCGGGCAAGGTGCTGGTGTTCGCCGAGGCGCACAACCGCGACGGCTCGCTCTACCCCTCGGACATGCGCGGCCGCCTGCGCGAGATGACCGAGCAGCTGCACAAGAAGGACGGCACGGTGGTGCACTTCGCCCCCGAGATCGAGGGCTTCCTCTTCAAGGGCCGCGACGCCGAGCGCCACTACCACGAGAACGGGAAGTTCGAGTTCATCTCCATCGGCGGCTACTTCCACTCGCTGCCGGGTGACGTGCTGCGCACCTTCATCGACCGCGCGGCCGAGGCCCAGCGCGCGATGGGCTTCCAGAACGAGAAGGACCATCCCGAGGTGGCGCCCAGCCAGTTCGAGATGAACTTCAACTACGGCGAGGCGCTCGTCATCGCCGACCAGGTGCTGCTCTACAAGCTGCTCTGCCGCCAGGTGGCCGCGCAGCTGGACTCCACCGCGAGCTTCCTGCCCAAGCCCGTCACCGGCGTGAACGGCAGCGGCATGCACATGAACCTGTCCATCTCGCGCGGTGGGAAGAACATCTTCCACGACAAGAACGGCCAGGACGGGCTGAGCACCACCGGCTGGGACTTCGTGGACCGCATCCTCACCAACGCGAACGACCTGTGCCTCGTGCTCAACCCGAGCGTGAACGCGTACCGCCGCCTGGACCCGCACTACGAGGCGCCGAACCAGATCAAGGCCAGCGCCAACAACCGCGGCGCCATGGTCCGCATCCCCTTCGGCAACGAGAAGAGCGCGCGCGTCGAGGTGCGCTCGGTGGCCCCGGACGCGAACCCCTACCTCGCGCTCTACAGCATCCTGAAGGTCGGCCTCGAGGGGCCGCAGAGCCAGGAGGAGGCGGAGACGAAGCGCACCCGCACCCGCTTCCTGCCGGACAACATCGTGGACGCCATCCGCCTCTTCAAGGGCAGCCAGTTCATGGCGCAGGCGCTCGGTGAGAACGTGCAGGGCAAGTACGCGGAGCTCAAGCTCGCCTCCGCCGAGCGCTGCCCGCGCCAGCTCGGCACGATGATCAAGCCCGCCGAGATCCAGTTCCACCACGAGGTCACGAACCAGTACCTCTGGAACCTGTTCTGA
- a CDS encoding HD family hydrolase codes for MKTKAPAPISLLQGRRPLPLLEAYFEANQLKQLYRQGWLRTGLPPERCESVAEHSFGVALLCLLVIEAHFPEADASRAVRIALLHDLGEAYVGDLTPASGVDKAEKHRLEREAVHRILGKLPRGEVHLALWEEYEAGSSFEARLVRQLDRLEMGLQACIYEGQGVGDLSEFFASVHRALETPALQALLAELETLRPGKGA; via the coding sequence ATGAAGACCAAGGCTCCCGCTCCCATCTCCCTGCTGCAGGGGCGCCGCCCGCTGCCGCTGCTGGAGGCCTACTTCGAGGCGAACCAGCTCAAGCAGCTCTACCGCCAGGGATGGCTGCGCACGGGGCTTCCTCCCGAGCGCTGCGAGAGCGTGGCGGAGCACTCCTTCGGCGTGGCGCTGCTGTGCCTCCTGGTCATCGAGGCCCACTTCCCCGAGGCCGATGCCTCGCGCGCCGTGCGCATCGCGCTGCTGCACGACCTGGGCGAGGCCTACGTGGGAGACCTCACTCCGGCCTCCGGCGTGGACAAGGCCGAGAAGCACCGGCTCGAGCGCGAGGCGGTGCACCGCATCCTGGGGAAGCTGCCGCGCGGCGAAGTGCACCTCGCGCTCTGGGAGGAGTACGAGGCGGGCAGCTCCTTCGAGGCGCGGCTGGTGCGGCAGCTGGACCGGCTGGAGATGGGGCTGCAGGCCTGCATCTACGAAGGGCAGGGCGTGGGCGACCTCTCGGAGTTCTTCGCCTCGGTGCACCGCGCGCTGGAGACGCCCGCGCTGCAGGCGCTGCTCGCCGAGCTCGAGACGCTGCGGCCGGGGAAGGGCGCCTGA
- a CDS encoding RNA polymerase sigma factor: MGTEEQALVADLRKGDPAAFDAAYARWRAPLYGFLARLSGRREVAEDLLQETWLRLAQHAPRLAPDTELGAWLFTVARNLHRSHRRWNVVDTALHEALARLAARLHEPRSPFDFAAASQLERQLERALASLPLRYREPLLLTAVQQLTHAQAAQVLGLKPEALRQRLSRARGMLEAKLQDVSPPLGALP, from the coding sequence ATGGGCACGGAGGAGCAGGCGCTGGTCGCCGACTTGCGCAAGGGGGACCCGGCCGCGTTCGACGCGGCCTACGCCCGCTGGCGCGCGCCCCTCTACGGCTTCCTCGCGCGCCTGAGTGGCCGGCGGGAGGTCGCCGAGGATCTGCTGCAAGAGACCTGGCTGCGCCTCGCCCAGCACGCCCCGCGCCTCGCGCCCGACACCGAGCTGGGCGCCTGGCTCTTCACCGTCGCGCGCAACCTGCACCGCAGCCACCGGCGCTGGAACGTGGTGGACACCGCGCTGCACGAGGCCCTCGCGCGCCTCGCCGCGCGCCTGCACGAGCCGCGCTCCCCCTTCGACTTCGCCGCCGCGAGCCAGCTCGAGCGCCAGCTGGAGCGGGCGCTCGCCTCACTCCCCCTGCGCTACCGCGAGCCCCTGCTGCTCACGGCCGTGCAGCAGCTCACCCACGCCCAGGCCGCCCAGGTGCTCGGGCTCAAGCCCGAGGCGCTCCGCCAGCGGCTCTCGCGCGCCCGTGGCATGCTCGAGGCGAAGCTGCAGGACGTCTCCCCTCCTCTCGGAGCCCTTCCATGA
- a CDS encoding pectin acetylesterase-family hydrolase: protein MRRVLMPSLLALLLLSSTPVRAEVLVSAIVSVLVDGGNNYNWEKVALPGTQCGNGSQYKFFIRRTGSPNVLFFLEGGGACWDYDTCSGRAGILGAANPNGIADDYMKQFTAKYVSPIVNGADPGLPLRSRTDLVTKDWNIVYLPYCTGDVHIGNSSVTYTDPTGAQPPLAWKHNGYNNTIAAANYARSQFPNVQKLLVTGYSAGGTATSSAYYFIRRALNPARGYLLNDSGPIYLAPNISSRSRPLHEKIRQSWALDSVFGLLPASFDRNDYGTINRMVAQEFPGDQLAYTGYTRDYNYSRFSYERFLTPNDKESVLRYWKEDEERLINELNLYPNWSYFIPYERQINASHCSTIITFIGSHACQRMEKKHYWYEYLEFPQTQTYKCYSEFVPMETFLKRFIVDGTRTRIYEPPNGYNAQDPGMQIVAPLINGAVGG from the coding sequence ATGAGACGCGTCTTGATGCCGAGCCTGCTGGCCCTGCTGCTGCTGTCCTCCACCCCGGTGCGCGCGGAGGTGCTCGTCTCCGCCATCGTCAGCGTGCTGGTGGACGGCGGCAACAACTACAACTGGGAGAAGGTGGCGCTGCCCGGCACGCAGTGTGGCAACGGCTCCCAGTACAAGTTCTTCATCCGCCGCACCGGCTCGCCCAACGTCCTCTTCTTCCTCGAGGGCGGCGGCGCCTGCTGGGACTACGACACCTGCAGCGGGCGCGCGGGCATCCTCGGCGCGGCGAACCCCAACGGCATCGCCGACGACTACATGAAGCAGTTCACGGCGAAGTACGTGAGCCCCATCGTGAACGGCGCGGACCCGGGGCTGCCCTTGCGCAGCCGCACCGACCTGGTGACCAAGGACTGGAACATCGTGTACCTGCCGTACTGCACGGGCGACGTGCACATCGGCAACAGCAGCGTCACGTACACGGACCCCACGGGCGCGCAGCCGCCGCTCGCGTGGAAGCACAACGGCTACAACAACACGATCGCCGCCGCGAACTACGCGCGCTCCCAGTTCCCCAACGTGCAGAAGCTGCTCGTCACCGGCTACAGCGCGGGCGGCACCGCGACCTCGAGCGCGTACTACTTCATCCGCCGCGCGCTGAACCCCGCGCGCGGCTACCTGCTCAACGACTCGGGGCCCATCTACCTCGCGCCGAACATCAGCTCCCGCTCGCGCCCGCTGCACGAGAAGATCCGCCAGTCATGGGCGCTGGACTCGGTGTTCGGCCTGCTGCCCGCGAGCTTCGACCGCAACGACTACGGCACCATCAACCGCATGGTGGCGCAGGAGTTCCCCGGCGATCAGCTCGCGTACACGGGCTACACGCGCGACTACAACTACTCGCGCTTCTCCTACGAGCGCTTCCTCACCCCGAACGACAAGGAGAGCGTGCTGCGCTACTGGAAGGAGGACGAGGAGCGGCTCATCAACGAGCTCAACCTCTACCCGAACTGGAGCTACTTCATCCCCTACGAGCGGCAGATCAACGCGAGCCACTGCTCCACCATCATCACCTTCATCGGCTCGCACGCCTGCCAGCGCATGGAGAAGAAGCATTACTGGTACGAGTACCTCGAGTTCCCGCAGACCCAGACGTACAAGTGCTACAGCGAGTTCGTCCCGATGGAGACCTTCCTCAAGCGCTTCATCGTGGACGGCACCCGCACGCGCATCTACGAGCCGCCCAACGGCTACAACGCGCAGGACCCGGGGATGCAGATCGTGGCGCCGCTGATCAACGGGGCGGTCGGAGGGTAG
- the truB gene encoding tRNA pseudouridine(55) synthase TruB translates to MKPGIYLAHKPVGVTSFSLVRALMQEVEAAGLSRKRLPVAHGGTLDPFAHGLMLLLAGPATQLMDLLHAAPKTYVAEVVWGVETDNGDLLGQVVSRGPTAGLTPAALDAALRPFLGWHDQVPPSTSAKKVDGESAYRRVHRGETVTLPPSRVYLHAARWRSHALPERSVLELTCRGGFYVRALARELGRALGCGAHLGGLARTRIGPWEDPGEGARVHVGGRGVLPWCPWRPLSDAEVGLLRRGEPIPVGSVRPPDWSLPEGYPAPEGSLNPVRGFHRERLLNLLVTTAEGMLQSGTYLRGGL, encoded by the coding sequence ATGAAGCCGGGCATCTACCTCGCCCACAAGCCCGTGGGCGTCACCAGCTTCAGCCTCGTGCGCGCCCTCATGCAGGAGGTGGAGGCCGCGGGCCTCAGCCGCAAGCGCCTGCCGGTGGCGCACGGCGGCACGCTGGACCCGTTCGCCCACGGGCTGATGCTGCTGCTCGCGGGCCCCGCCACCCAGCTGATGGACCTGCTGCACGCGGCGCCGAAGACCTACGTGGCTGAAGTCGTGTGGGGCGTGGAGACGGACAACGGAGACCTGCTCGGCCAGGTGGTGTCGCGCGGGCCCACCGCAGGCCTCACTCCCGCGGCGCTGGACGCGGCGCTCCGGCCCTTCCTCGGCTGGCACGACCAGGTGCCCCCCTCCACCAGCGCGAAGAAGGTGGACGGCGAGTCCGCCTATCGCCGCGTGCACCGCGGGGAGACGGTGACCCTGCCGCCCTCGCGCGTGTACCTGCACGCCGCACGCTGGCGCTCCCACGCGCTGCCCGAGCGCAGCGTGCTCGAGCTCACCTGCCGCGGCGGCTTCTACGTGCGCGCACTCGCGCGGGAGCTGGGCCGGGCGCTGGGCTGCGGTGCGCACCTCGGGGGCCTCGCGCGCACCCGCATCGGGCCCTGGGAGGACCCGGGCGAGGGCGCGCGCGTGCACGTGGGCGGCCGCGGCGTGCTCCCCTGGTGCCCGTGGCGTCCCTTGAGCGATGCGGAGGTGGGCCTCCTGCGACGCGGCGAGCCCATCCCCGTCGGCAGCGTGCGCCCGCCCGACTGGTCGCTCCCGGAGGGCTACCCCGCGCCCGAAGGCTCCTTGAACCCCGTACGCGGCTTCCACCGCGAGCGCCTGCTCAACCTGCTCGTCACGACGGCCGAAGGGATGCTGCAGAGCGGGACCTACCTGCGCGGCGGCCTCTGA
- a CDS encoding MBL fold metallo-hydrolase: MLTELQAGPYTIRGISVGGVYTSLQVPQLGAVLDAGVPIRSFAGTDRIFLSHGHPDHAGALGALLGIRRLIGKGAPQVFLPEEILPAMQEALAAQTRLHHCDLSIRPEPLRPGDTRELGAGLWVRALRTHHPVPSLGYQFLRRVQKLRPELRALPGEEIARLRREGAPGVFEETEHLELAYVTDTLSRVLETSPELLRSRVLVLECTFVDAARSVEDAQARAHLHLDELIARADAFENEALVLMHFSQSLAPAQVHAEVQRRLPPGLQGRVYVFAPPSGPWFG; the protein is encoded by the coding sequence ATGCTCACCGAGCTGCAGGCAGGTCCCTACACGATTCGCGGCATCTCGGTGGGTGGGGTGTACACCAGCCTGCAGGTGCCGCAGCTGGGCGCGGTGCTGGACGCAGGCGTTCCCATCCGCTCCTTCGCCGGGACCGACCGCATCTTCCTCAGCCACGGGCACCCGGACCACGCCGGGGCGCTCGGCGCGCTGCTGGGCATCCGGCGGCTCATCGGCAAGGGAGCCCCGCAGGTGTTCCTGCCCGAGGAGATCCTCCCGGCGATGCAGGAGGCGCTGGCCGCCCAGACGCGCCTGCACCACTGCGACCTCTCCATCCGCCCCGAGCCCCTGCGCCCCGGGGACACGCGCGAGCTGGGCGCGGGCCTCTGGGTGCGCGCGCTGCGCACCCACCACCCGGTGCCCTCGCTCGGCTACCAGTTCCTGCGGCGCGTGCAGAAGCTGCGCCCCGAGCTGCGCGCGCTGCCCGGCGAGGAGATCGCCCGGCTGCGGCGCGAGGGCGCACCGGGCGTCTTCGAGGAGACCGAGCACCTCGAGCTCGCGTACGTGACGGACACGCTCTCGCGCGTGCTGGAGACCAGCCCCGAGCTGCTGCGCAGCCGCGTGCTGGTGCTCGAGTGCACCTTCGTGGACGCGGCCCGCAGCGTCGAGGACGCGCAGGCCCGCGCGCACCTGCACCTGGACGAGCTCATCGCGCGGGCAGATGCCTTCGAGAACGAGGCCCTGGTGCTGATGCACTTCAGCCAGTCGCTCGCTCCGGCTCAGGTGCACGCCGAGGTGCAGCGCCGCCTCCCACCGGGTCTGCAGGGCCGCGTCTACGTCTTCGCGCCCCCCTCGGGCCCGTGGTTCGGCTGA